TTGTCAGTCAATGCGCTGTACTACGATGTGAAACACCAGACGGTGTTGGACTACCACGGCGGCGTAAACGATTTGCAAGATCAAACACTGCGCATCATTGGTGATCCTGTGACACGTTTTCGTGAGGATCCTGTGCGCATGCTGCGGATTTTACGTTTTATGGCGAAACTTAATTTTACCGTTGACGCTCACACAGAAGATGCAATGGAAGAGTGTAAACCTTTATTGGGCAACATTCCCCAAGCGCGTTTGTTCGATGAAACCTTGAAATTTTTCACCACAGGCCATGCCGATGCGAGCTTAAATGCCTTGCAAGATTATGATTTTACTCAATATCTAATGCCGGTTTTACATGATGTGGTGCAAGCAGAAAAAGGCGCTGAATGGGTGCATCGCGTGCTCGAACAAACCGATGCGCGGGTCAATGAAGACAAATCCATTTCACCGGGTTTCTTGTTTGCCGCATTGATGTGGCCAAAAATTGAACAACGCTGGCAGTTTTATCAAAAACAAGGCTCTCCATCGATCGTCGCATTGGATCAAGCCATCACTGAAGTGATGAATCAAAACAGTGATCAAGTCACCATCACCAAACGTTTTGTCGCAGACATGCGCGAAATTTGGAGTTTACAACCTCGATTGGAGCGCCGTTTGCCTCGCCAAGTAAAGGGTTTGGTCGAACATCCCCGTTTTCGTGCCGCCTATGACTTTTTACTTTTACGTGCGCAGCTTGGCCATTTAAGTGAAACAGGTCTGGGTTTGGCTCAATGGTGGGACG
The window above is part of the Ephemeroptericola cinctiostellae genome. Proteins encoded here:
- the pcnB gene encoding polynucleotide adenylyltransferase PcnB — encoded protein: MITKFIKQLFAPKGSAKPASRESKKKLRVTEKIVSHKAHAYPVKKHGINPKYISEAAVMVTRTLTEAGFEAYIVGGAVRDLMQGLQPKDFDVATNARPEQVVKLFRRARIIGRRFRIVHVPHKRDLIEVTTFRSADTSDQEVDEHGRVLRDNVYGTLVDDAVRRDLSVNALYYDVKHQTVLDYHGGVNDLQDQTLRIIGDPVTRFREDPVRMLRILRFMAKLNFTVDAHTEDAMEECKPLLGNIPQARLFDETLKFFTTGHADASLNALQDYDFTQYLMPVLHDVVQAEKGAEWVHRVLEQTDARVNEDKSISPGFLFAALMWPKIEQRWQFYQKQGSPSIVALDQAITEVMNQNSDQVTITKRFVADMREIWSLQPRLERRLPRQVKGLVEHPRFRAAYDFLLLRAQLGHLSETGLGLAQWWDDFYFAQPEERAEIITILRSQPAVMASEGPKKRRRRRKTNVKKTVTEGASE